TAGGGGTAGTTGGTCATTTGCACGCTGTGAGCTTGGGTATGGGGGGCCTCCTTGCAACCACACGGTCAAAGCGTAGTCGTCCTCCATTGATGTGTTGCCCAATGGAGGAGCATCGGCATCAGTACCGACCTTATTGCTAGCTTCTAGAATTGTTTTTAATCCCGGAACTACCCTTCTCTGGTTAATCACCCTTCTCTGGTTAATCACccgtactactactactacttgcACCAATCTTGAAGCATAGTAGGGCTGttcttctttttttttgcgaggaagggcTGTTCTTCTGACCCAGTgttttttctcgtttttgttGCATGTATGTATGTAATCAGGTGCGGCGATACGTGTACAATGACGTCGTCCGCCTGGGTGACCTCGAGAAGCTCATCGACTGCTCCTATGTCCAGGTGATTAACTTAATCACGCGCTACATCTGTGTCGTACTACTAATTTACTTGAGCTAATGGACCCAGTAGCGGTGTAGTACTTGGCTTGATGATGCTTCATACTGTACTAATTAACTATATGTCAGCCCTACACGATCAACAGCGCGAAGGTTATCTTCCTGAAGCCGAGGCCTCAGTCTAGGCCATTCAAGGGCACTGGCAACGTCTGCCTTGCATGTGACAGGATCCTCCAGGAGCCTTTCCACTTCTGCTGCCTCTCCTGCAAGGTGATTAATCAACTATTGTGCTTTAGAGCACTAAGCACTTCTTAATTGCCCTCTCGGAGACAAACAAATCTTTGGTTATTCCATGCTGAATCCTCTAgatacgtgcgtgtgtgcgtgtctGTGCAGGTGGaccatgtggtggagcagggaggggaCCTGTCCAACATCCTGTTGTAtcgcgccggcgacgagctccctTTCCCGCGCTTCGAGAACCTCCACGTCGGCGACGCCGACTCGGGGCAGGTCACGCCCAACTCCATCCTCGAGAACCCGCTGCACCACCGCAACAGGTacggtggcggcagcggcgggTCCAGCGACAATGCCGGCAATGGTGGTAACGGCAATGGCGGCGGCGAGGCCGTGGTGGTGAAGCGGAAGAAAGGGGGAGGGTTCTTCCCCAAGATGGTGCTGTCACTGGGCAACAGGAGGAAGGGCGCACCCCACCGATCCCCCCTAGCCTGAGAACTCCCACGTTTGCATGCCCCACCCCAACCCCCTATATATGTGTCATCATGCTGTTAATTAGTTACCGTAGCTAGCCAGTGTTAGTCCCCTATTGGTGGTCGTAGCTGGAGCATTATATTAGTAGTGGTGTGTGCGCTATAGTCCTATGGTTAGCCATGTAGAGAGAGTGGCCCTGTTTGGATCATGgggttagagctagtttgggttagTTGGGGGCTTAAATAACCCAAAAGTATCCAAACAGGTAGGATTAGAGTGGGTCAGTTCCATCTAACCCAATGCAACTATCCCGGTGGAGAGGTGCTTATTTGAGTTAGAGTTGGTTAGAAAATAACTCTAACTCTAACTgtgttagagtatccaaacagggccagtGTGTATGTGTCTGGTTGGTTTGGGAGGGGCCTGATGGTGATCCATGGAGATGGAGGGCCACTTCTAGGAGCCGTAGCTAGGCCAAAGTGTTTTGGTgagaaagagaagagaagaagaGAGAAGAGAGAAGAATGGGGAAAGCGGTTCCCCCTGTTACATGGCCTAGGTAGGCACGGGTCCTTGTGCGGGGCCCACAATGCATGCAGGAGGGCAGGCATGCAGGCTCCAAACAAGGGTGGCTACCAATTTTGTATTATGATGTAACAGGGGCGTCCACACCCCCTAACTATATATACATCCCCATATATATGTGTGAATTGTTGATGTTTCTGTACATTCATTCATTGTGTTGTGCTCCCCCCACAGTTGTGATACTGCCTTGTTTAAATTACGAACGAAATGGGCTAAAGTACACTGGGTTTGGCTGCTGAGTTTGAGAGCTGTGTGCTGCTGGTATCGTATCATGCATGGTATGCATCGCTCTCTCAGTCTCAGGACTGTTGGTTGCTTTAATTCGGCCGGCATGCCCTCCAGTgtaaatttgacaaatttgatctatagacgaaatcaaatcacagaataaactatccgtgaaactatttcacgcggcagacctttttgtgtgacgcccgacacgaaggcgccacactacgctgtgcaacgcctcacagataggcgctacacggaCAGCGTCGCACACGTGTGATCacaaaattactaagtcagtgtgcagcgcctgagagctaggcgccacactatacagtgtagcgcctagctcctaggcgttgcactagtgcggcgcctagctcccaggcgttgcactagtgcagcgcatgagagctaggcgccacaggtcagccgcgtgaaatagtttcacggacagttcattttgtgatttgatttcgtctataGGTTAAATTTGTCAAATTTACCGTCCTCCGGCGCCAGTCCAAAGTCTTCAGTTAAGGTACTAGCGGGAAATGAGTGTCTTGCGGAATTGTGTTTGGTTTGTTTGTTTTCACTGTCCTTGTGCTTTGCCACTTTAAAGaggacgagagagagagagatgcacCCGTCTAGTCCCATGTCAGCTTCCTCCTATCGGCCTTGCCTTGTCATGACGAGCTAGGCCGGCCACTCGCGCTGTTTGGTTTGTTACATTAGCGAAACCGCGGCCAGACCAATTAACTAACTCTTCTGCGACTGATCACGACCCCGCCGTCAGCGCGCAGTCGGCAGCTCGATCAGCTGGCAGTTCAGGGCCCAAACTGACCAAAGAAATAGTATATGTTGCCCTCCCAAAGAAAATGCAATTTGGCAAGAGAGCTTGGATACGCTGGGAGCCATGAGCCGGCAGCTCCCCACGTATTCCGAGGCGATCCCAACACACCATCGGGGAACGCGGGCCCTGTCGGCGCGATCCAGAGGGTCGCAGCCAAAAACACCGGACAAAATCTCATAGATTATTGGCCGAGGGACGCATAACCACCCATTTGACTCTTGTCGCTGGCTGCGGAAAATCGATCCATCTCACGCTGCTATGCCTCCGTACCGCACAATCCATGGTGCTTTGCAACCTTGGCCTTCGTGACTACTAGCACGAATTTCTCTCTTGTTAGTTGGAAAGGAGGGATTGCATGCATCGATAATTCATTGATCGTGTGCATGACGCACATATATAGATACAGGATGGACCGGTCTCTATTTGTCTCTCAAGATGTACAAatatagagggggagagagagagatacaacgGTATAAATACAGACCCAAGTCCTATACACATGCGGTAGACAACGTACGCTCAAcaccccccgcagtcgaagcgtcaCCGGAGACACAGAGACTGGACCGAAACTCCTCAAATGCTGGGGTCGGTAGTCCCTTAGTCATAACATCGGCAAACTGCTGAGTGGTAGGAACGTGCAAAACACGAACCTTCCCAAGGGCCACCTGCTCGCGAACGAAGTGAATAtcgagctcaatatgcttcgtccgGCGATGATGAACGGGGTTGGCGGAGAGATACACGGCAGAGGCGTTATCACAGTAGACGATCGTGGCCTTAGGAACCGCGCAGAGCAACTCCTGAAGCAGCTGACGGAGCCAAGAGCACTCAGCAACGGCGTTAGGCACTGCCCGATACTCCGCCTCGGCACTCGAGCGAGAGACCGTGGGCTGTCGCTTGGACGACCACGAAATCAGCGAAGGTCCGAGGTAGACACAATAACCCGACGTAGAGCGACGCGTGTCTGGGCAGCCAGCCAAGTCAGCGTCGGAGTAGGAGACCATGTCGATGGAGGAGGAGGCCGTCAGAGTGAGTCCCAGGGTCATAGTTCCGCGTATGTATCGAAGAATACGCTTCACCAGAGTCTAGTGGGAGTCACGCGGGGAGTGCATGTGAAGGCACACCTGCTGGACTGCATACTGCAAGTCAGGCCGAGTGAGGGTGAGATACTGCAGGGCGCCGACGATGGAGCGGTAGAACGCGGCATCGGGCGCTGGGAAACCCTCCAAAGCAGACACCTTCGCCTTAGTGTCAACAGTAGTGGAGgcgggcttgcagttaagcatacCCGTGCGCTCAAGAAGCTCATGAGCGTACTTCTGCTGATGCAGAAAGAACCCATCGGCACGGCGAACAACCTCAATGCCAAGGAAGTAGTACAACGCTCCCAGATCCTTGAGGGCAAACTCATCACGAAGACGAGCCGTGAGCTGCTGAAGAAGCTCAGGCAAGGATGCCGCCAGGATGATGTCGTCCACATAGAGCAGCAGGTACGCGGTAGCAGTGCCCTGATGGTAGACGGAGAGAGAGGCGTCGGAGCGGGTCGTGCGAAACCCAAGCTGCTGCAGGAACCCAGCCATACGCTGGTACCACACCCGGGGGGCCTGCTTCAGTCCATAGAGGGACCGAGAGAGCAAGCAAACGTGGTCGGGATGCTCGGCGTTGACGAAGCCAGTCGGCTGCTCACAGAAGACCCGTTCCGTGAGGTGGCCGTGCAGAAATGCGTTGGAAACGTCCAACTGATTCACGGGCCAGGCACGGGAGACCGCCAGCTGAAGCATTGTGCGAATCGTGCCCGGTTTAACGACTGGGGCGAAagtgtcggtgaagtccacgccgGTGCGCTGGCGGAAGCCGCGCACCACCCAGCGAGCCTTGTAGCGCTCGAGAGAACCATCTGGGTTGGTCTTGTGACGAAACACCCATTTGCCACTGATGACATTGGCGTGAGGGGGCCGCGGAACAAGATGCCACGTGCGGTTGCGCTGCAACGCATCAAACTCCTCGCGCATCGCGGCGAGCCAATGTGGATCACGGAGGGCGGCGCGTGCGGACGAGGGGATGGGCGACGATGGAGAGGACGATGTCGGCACCGCGCACGCATACTCATCAGCGGCGTAGCACATGCCGGGCCGGTGGATACCGGCGTGAGACCGCGTCACCATGCCAGCAGGAGGCGGGTCGGCTGCGGCGGGAGCAACGGACGAGGATGGCGAAGGGTCCGTCGCTCCCGGCAGCGCAGCGGGGCCAGCGCCGGGTGGAGCAGCGGGGCCAGCCGGGGAGGCGCAGGCCGCAGCGCCCCGCGGGCCGAAGGGCCACCCGAAGCCGCGGGGGTCGCGCCGGGACCGAGGCCGAGGGGCTCGCAGCTGGGGCCGGGGCCGCGGGAAGGGGCGCCGAGGCCATGTCGGGAGGGGCTAGAAGGAGCCGCGCCGGGGGCTGCACCAGGGCCGCATCCGAGACAGCCACGCCTGAAGGGGCTGCGCGGGCACTCGTCGGGACACCGTCAAAGGGCGCCGAATCCTCTGCAAAAGGCGGTACCTAGTGAAAAGGAAATACCCGCTCATTAAAGTACACGTGTCGAGAGGTGTACACACAGTGGGAGAGAGGGTCGtagcaccggtaacctttggtgttAGGGGGATATCCTAGAAAGATACACGCTACATAGCAAGGGGCAAGTTTGTGTGGTGTAGTGGAGGCGGTGCTGGGGTAACACAGACATCCGAAGATGCGGAGACCATCGTAGGATGAAGGAGAACCAAAGAGAAGTTGGTGCGGAGTGTAGTTCCAGCGGGGACGACATGGCCTAATGTTAACTAGGAGAGTGGCGATGGCAGAGTATCGGGCCAAAAACGAGGGGGCACGTTGGAGTGGAACAACAACGTGCGGGCGCAGTCGTTAAGAGAGCGGAGAATCCGCTCGGCTCGGCCGTTCTGCTGGGATGTGCAGGGGCATGTGAGACGAAAGGTGGTGTCGTGAGACGCTAGAAGGTGGCGAGTGGCAGCGTTGTCAAACTCGTTTCCGTTGTCAGTCTGGAGGGCGAGAATAGAGTGGCCGAACTGGGTGCTGATGTAGGAGTAAAAGGCCGTGAGGGTGGCGAGGACATCGGATTTGCGACGGAGTGGAAACGTCCACGCAAAATGAGAGAAATCATCAAGTAAGACAAGATAATATAAGAAGCCCGTGTTGCTCACAATGGGAGATGTCCATACATCACTATAAATTAACTCAAATGGAAAAGTAGAAATAGTGTTTGACTCGCTAAAGGGTCGATGAACATGTTTACCGAGACAGCAAGCATGGCAAGTGTGCTCGTCGAATTTATTACATGAAAATGAAAAACTCTTGAGAATCTGGCGAAGGACGGTGGAGTTGGGGTGACCCAAGCGTGCATGCCAGAGGTCGACACCGGCGGAGAGCGCGGTCAGAgaggtggcggtggcggtggcggtggaggcggagtgCACCGGGTACAGGTCATCTGGGCTGTCACATCGGTGGAGTACCATTCGTGTACGCGCGTCCTTCACAGAGAAACCAAGATCATCAAATTCAACAGTAAGAGGATTGTCACGTGCAAGACGACGAACAGAGACAAGATTCTTAACTAGGTTAGGTGAGACAAGAACATTAGACATGTTAATAGGCATAGAATTAGACGGAAAGAAACTATGACCGACATGAGTGATGGGTATGGAGGAACCGTCACCGAAGGTGATGCGGTTCGAGGTGGTGACTGGAGAGGAGGAAGCAAGGTTACCGGGGTGCGACGTCATGTGGGCGGTAGCCCCCGTGTCGATGTACCAATCACCGCCACCTCCGTAGTTGGAGGGAGACGGCGCCGAGTGCAGCGCGGCGAGGAGTGCAGGGTCCCACGGGGCCGGCGGAAGGGAGTAACCCCGGGCTAGATCGGCGCGGGGGGCGACACGTAGCCGCCTGGCTGCGGGTAGCCAGCCGGCACCAGCGGGGGGTAGCCGCCTCCACTGGCCGGGTAGCTGGCGCCGCCCGCCTGGTACGGGGCAGCGGCGAAATGCGCCTGGGGGCCGGTGGGGTGCGGACCGAGGATGCCCGGGGCCCGCGGCACCGGCATGTGGTACGCACGGACCACTCCGGTCCATGGATTGGTGCCGACCGACCagggccgggggggggggcagaTGATGACGTGGAGCCCCCCCGTaccccgactgctgctgctgctgtggtgGCCCGGAGCGATCGCCTCCGCGGCGCCGGTTGCGGCGGCCATCGCCCTGCTACTGCGGCTGCCGCGGTGGGGCGGGTGGCGCTGGCGGGGCCGGCGGGAGGGGGAAGAACCCTAGTGGCGCGGGTGGGCGCGGGTGAGGTGGGGCCGACGGAGGCGCCCTGCGAGAGGTCCCGGCAGCGAGGGCGGTGTGGTGGACACGTGCTTTGACCTTCTTCATCCGGCGTTCCTCCAAGCATAAATACGCGGCGACGGAGTGGAAGGTCGGGTTCAGCAGCAGGGAGAGGTTGGAGGCCGCATTGCCGAAATCCTCGTTGAGGCCGGTGGTGAGGGTGCTGAGCATGAGTTCGTCCGACACCTTGGCGCCAATATCGCGGAGCTCGTCGGCGAGCCGCTCAAGGCGCATGCAGTAGTCGTCGATGGAGGAGTCATCTTGGTGGCACCCAAAAAATTCCTGCTGCAAGAACACAAGACGTTGAAGCTTATTACCAGTGAAGAGGTTGTTGATCTTGGTCCACACGGCACACACGTCGTCATCCTCCGAGACGACCGTGTGGAAGATGTCCGGCGAGACGGTGAGGTAGAACCACCGGATGAGAGAGGCCTCAATGGCCGCCCAGTCCGGATCGCCCGCCATGAGGTCTCCATCGATGGTCCCGTCGACGTGCTCGAGGAGGTGGTACTCGTGTAAGAGGAGGTTGAAGTAGGTCTTCCACGCGTAGTACGAGGAGTTGGACTGGTCGAGCTTGATGGGGACGCGGGTGTGGATGTCAAGATCGTGAACGGCGGTGGCGTCAGGCTCAGGTCCGGCGAACGGGTTCGAGTTGCTGGAGTGGGGGGACGCCATGGAGGAGCTGCGACGGTGGAAGGGTGGCGGCGGCTCGAGTGGATTAGGGTtagtggcggcggcgcgggttcGGGTTAGGGTTTAGGTGCGCGGCTGCGGCTAGGGGGGAGGGAAGCAGCGGCGGCAGAGAGGAAGGCGGCGGCTGCGTGGGAGAGAGGGCGCAGCGGCGGCGTACTGCGGCGGCGGCTACGCGGCAGAGGGCGGCGGCAGCGGGTTTAGGCGGAAGCGAGGAAAGGGATCGGCGTGCTATCGGATACCATGTTAGTTGGAAAGGAGGGATTGCATGCATCGATAATTCATTGATCGTGTGCATGACGCACATATATAGGTACAGGGTGGACCAGCCTCTACTTGTCTCCAAGATGTACAAATATACGaggggaagagagagagagagatacaacgGTATAAATACAGACCCAAGTCCTATACACATGCGGTAGACAACGTACGCTCAacatctctcacacacacaaagaTATAGACTCCCCGTTACTGATAATTGATTACCATAATTTTGAGACAGTTGTAGTCTTAAACTAGCCGCGAACCGCGAACAAGATACGCGACTCCACTTGCCTCGAGGGGTCCGGAAGGAACAACACGGCGCCTATCAGGTTTTTTTAACTAAATGACCTCTGGAGTGTCTTATATCGTCCACTGACCTCAAAAAAACTTATTTTATCGTCTGACCCCTCCCCCCTCACGCCGGACCGGAAGGCGTGCCACTTGCACGTCGCAGCGCCGCCCTTGAAGGCGCCTTTGACCGACGACGACAACCAGCTGCCAGCGTGGCCACAGCCAAATGCGCCCACACGGAAGGCGTTGCAAGATATGACACGCCAGATAATTTAGCGTTTAACCACAATCATAGAAACGCCTATTACTAGCGGCGTGGCATGGTGAACTGCGGCCGCACGTTTTGCTTAGGCGTGTATAGAACCATAGCCGAGAGGCCTGATCGTGAGGCGTAGTCATAACTCATACCGCCTTCTCGTTTGTCGCTACTAGCTGCTACGTAAAATTAAAATATCCACCGATAGCTTTGGTCTTTGGGCGCAGCATGGGTCATGATGACTCTGATGTGAAAGGGCATGAACTGGGGTTTCCCATGGGGAAAACCAGAAGATTTAGGAGTATTAATTGATCTTAGGTCTATAAGGAGGAGGACCTCTAGGATTAGTCACTAGACCTCCATCTTAATGCTCTGCCTCCCTCCGCATTGCCGCAGACAACTTAGCCTTTTCACCCCCTCTTGCTTGCCTTTCTCATTCCTTCTAACGGTTTCCATGGGGGCGCACAATATCATCGTGTCTGAGGTGAGGTGCTTGACAGAGGAGCTCAAGGCCAAGGATGCCAACTCCGGGCCAAGGATGTGGAGCTTCGTGAGCTCTGGGAGGAGAAGCGTGACTTACTCCTCCGTTATGAGCGGCAGTTCACAAAGCTTCAAAAGTGGCAGGAATCCACCACTAAGATCTTCAGGCGTCGTTGGCATTATTGCATGAAGGGGTAGCTGctctggagcgcgagcgggccgatcgtgaggagtgttgggaatcgttgcatggaaaacaaaaaaaattctacgcacacgcaatgatctatccatggagatgcatagcaataaGGGGGatagtgtgtctacgtaccctcgtacaccgtaagcggaagcgtttcataacgcggttgatgtagtcgaactttcttcgcgctccaaccgatctagtaccgaacgcacgacacctccgcgttctgcacacgttcaactcggtgacgtcctccgccctcttgatccagcaagacggcgaggtagtagatgagttccagcagcacgacggcgtggtgacggtgatggtgatgtgatctacgcagggcttcgcctaagcactatgaaaatatgaccgagggagtaaacggtggacggtggcgccgcacacggctaagacaatgttgtgtcCTTGTGTGGTGCCCCCTACCCATGTATATATAGGAGAGAGGGGAGGAGGCACCCCCTAGGGCGCCCCAAGAGACCTGGCGGCAACCCTAGGGCTGTTGCCTTGCCCTGCGCCCCCTTTCCTTGTAagaagaagggggaaggaaataggggggaggagagggaaggaagggggagtccTAGTCCACACTTTACTttccctcccctctttccttctcctcctcataggGCCGACCACtataggggcgcaccagccccttgtgggctggtgtgttccctcccttggcccataaggcccatatctttgtcggGGGGTGCCTGAAACTCCTTTCCAGTGACCCAATAAGTACCCGGTACCGTTCGAAaaacttccggtgtccgaataccatcgtcttatatataaatatttacctctcgaccgtttcgagactcctcgtcatgttcctgatctcatccgggactccgaacaacattcggtcaccaaatcacataactcatataatactatatcgtcaacgaacgttaagcgtgcagagcctacgggttcaagaactatgtagacatgaccgagactccactccggtcaatagccaatagcggaacctggatgcccatattggctcctacatattctacgaagatctttatcggtcaaactgttATGACATCATACGTAATTTCcgttgtccatcggtatgttacttgcccgagattcgatcgtcggtatcttcatacctagttcaatctcgttaccggaaagtctctttactcgttccgtaatacatcaccttgtgactaactcctcactcgtttgcttgcaagcttatgatgtgtattaccgagagggcccagagacacctctccggtactcggagtgataaatcctaatctcgatctatgccaactcaacaaacaccttcggagaaacctgtagagcatctttataatcacccagttacgttgtgacgtttgatagcatacaagccattcctccggtatccgggagttgcataatctcatagtcgaaataatatgtatttgacatgaagaaagcaatagcaataaaactgaacgatcattatgctaagctaacggatgggtcttgtccatcacatcatttttctaatgatgtgatcccgttataatgacaactcatgtcaatggttaggaagccttaaccatctttgatcaacgagctagtctagtagaggctcactagggacacggtgtttgtttatgtattctcacatgtattaaggtttccgatcaatacaattctagcatgaacaataaacatttatcatgaataaggaaatataaaataacaactttattattgcctctagggcatatttccttcagtatcccacttgcactggagtcaataatctagttcacatcgccatgtgattaacatcaatagttcacatctccatgtgattaacacccatagttcacatcaccatgtgaccaacacccaaagggtttactagagtcaataatctagttcacatcgccatgtgattaacacccaaagagtactaaggtgtgatcatgttttccttgtgtgagaggtttagtcaacgggtctgtcatattcagatccgtatgtattttttaaatttctatgtctacaatgttctgcacggagctactctaggtaattgctcccactttcaatatgtatccagattgagactcagagtcatctggatcagtgtcaaagcttgcatcgtcgtaaccctttacgacgaactctttgtcacctccataaccgagaaacatttccttagtcctctttaggtacctaaggataattttgaccgctgtgcagtgatctactcctggatcactattgtacccccttgccaaactcatggcaaggtacacaataggtatggtacacatcatggcatactttatataacctatggctgaggcatagggaatgactttcattctctctctatcttttgccgtggtcgggttttgagtcttactcaactta
The sequence above is a segment of the Aegilops tauschii subsp. strangulata cultivar AL8/78 chromosome 6, Aet v6.0, whole genome shotgun sequence genome. Coding sequences within it:
- the LOC109775642 gene encoding protein RGF1 INDUCIBLE TRANSCRIPTION FACTOR 1, which produces MGMRVPGWVGGLVEESFFVGCEAHESRRKNEKNIFCLACCTSICPHCGPAHRHHPLLQVRRYVYNDVVRLGDLEKLIDCSYVQPYTINSAKVIFLKPRPQSRPFKGTGNVCLACDRILQEPFHFCCLSCKVDHVVEQGGDLSNILLYRAGDELPFPRFENLHVGDADSGQVTPNSILENPLHHRNRYGGGSGGSSDNAGNGGNGNGGGEAVVVKRKKGGGFFPKMVLSLGNRRKGAPHRSPLA
- the LOC141025900 gene encoding uncharacterized protein; translation: MASPHSSNSNPFAGPEPDATAVHDLDIHTRVPIKLDQSNSSYYAWKTYFNLLLHEYHLLEHVDGTIDGDLMAGDPDWAAIEASLIRWFYLTVSPDIFHTVVSEDDDVCAVWTKINNLFTGNKLQRLVFLQQEFFGCHQDDSSIDDYCMRLERLADELRDIGAKVSDELMLSTLTTGLNEDFGNAASNLSLLLNPTFHSVAAYLCLEERRMKKVKARVHHTALAAGTSRRAPPSAPPHPRPPAPLGFFPLPPAPPAPPAPPRQPQ